gacaggttgaagaaggattGTGTATGTGACATTCAGAAggcgaatgggcaagacaaaatattttcaGTTTCTTTGAACAGGGCATGGTAGTAGGGGCCAGGCGCAcatgtttgtgtcaagaactgcaacgctgctgggtttttcaccctcaacagtttcccgtgtgtattaagaatggtccaccacccaaaggacatccagtcgaCTTGacgcaactgtgggaagcattggagtcaacatggaccagcatccctgtggaacgctctAGACATCTTGTAAAGTCCATggctgacgaattgaggctgttctgagggaaaatggcggggatgcaactcaatattaggaaggcgttcctaatgttttgtacaatcaagTACGTTATCTGGATAAGAAAGGTGATAAGACAGGTCACAGGTGTTGTGTAAGGAAGGGGTTATTAGCCAGTGTGTGAATAGCTGTAATAACACatggtgtgtggggggtgggggggggggggtgttactgAGGTGTCATGCTCtgctttgtgtctgtctgtcacaggggAGGACAGATGGCCAGTGTCAGCACCGCTGGCAGAAAGTGCTCAACCCAGAGCTGGTGAAAGGACCCTGGACAAAAGAGGAGGATCAGAAGGTAAGTGGAGATGGGAGTTACCCCAACCTGGCATGAGTGAGGGgggagtagagggaggaggggaagaggtagAAAAGGAAGGTAGAGGGCTTTATTGGTGCAGGTCATTGATAATACAAACAAGCTGCAGTATAAACATAACAGACCTTTCTCTTGTAATCTGAAACACTgaaagtaacatacagtatacacgTTCCTCTCCTGCGCTGTGTCCCCGTTGGCAGCCCCTGCAGTAGTTTTCATTGACTGTgcaaacaccccactacctcatgCTTTAAAACAAACAGCCTCTCCCTGGTCCTGAGACCCTCCTCAGCCAGGCTGTAGGCTCATATCTCTCATAGTTGGAAGGTGAACAATGCATTCCTTAAATAAAACTACATGATGCCTTGCCTGCTGGAATGTCAAGAATGGGGTCTTGCTCCTCCAACATCTAGGCTTCACAACACATGCAAGTGATAGGATTGTTCTGGCTTGTCCTTAGTGACATGCCAGAAGTAAGATATGCAGGAAGATAATAGCGCTGGCTAGTGTGGGACTGCTGAGAGATGACATCACACGTTTGGCTCCATGGTAGAAGTGTTATGGCAACGAGTTCTACTTCTGCTTCATTCTGGACATTCTCTCCGACGTTGCCAATGATGATGTGGCAGCTCTGTTTGTGAAGtaatgggctgtagtggagtttCATAAATGGCCTATATCCCTCCAGTCATAGATGAAATATTAAACAGTATGGATATTATTAGAGGTCCAGAGGAATGCCTGTCTGGATTGCATTGTTAGAAGTCACTTACAATTCCCtgtctttgtttgtttgtgtgtgtgtgtgtgtgtgtgtgtataggtgatCGACCTGGTGCACAAATATGGCCCCAAGCGCTGGTCGGTGATCGCTAAGCACCTGCAGGGACGCATTGGAAAGCAATGCCGTGAGCGCTGGCACAACCACCTGAACCCTGAGGTAAAGAAGTCCTCCTGGACCCAGGAAGAGGACTGCATCATCTACCAGGCCCACAAACGCCTGGGCAACCGCTGGGCTGAGATCTCCAAGCTGCTGCCTGGAAGGTAACATAATGATATACTGTTCAGTTCTATGCCTGAGGTAGTGGGCGGTTGCAACTCAATAGAGTAAAATGGATTCCCTTCTTCTCCTTGTCTGATCTCCTTCAATACGGTGATGGCTCCAACTGGTGGTGCCATATTGCTTACAGCTACATTATTGGTAAAGGGGCTGGGCACAAGGTTTGTTCAGACCAGTCTAAAATGTCATGTCACGCTTATAGGACGGACAATTCCATTAAGAACCACTGGAACTCTACCATGAGGAGGAAGGTAGAGCATGAGGGGTATCTTCAGGAGGGCTGCAGGGGATTCGGCTCCGACCATGGGGGGGTGAAGAGAAGTCACCACAGACCCTGTGTCCCCCAACCAGACACCCCCCACCACGGGCACAGCCCTCTGGGCATGGAAGGACCAACACAGGTGAGACACTGGTCTCTCAGTTCAGATCCTTTGCATAGGTTTGTCTTGATCATTCGGTTTGTTTGAGTTTTGAAGGCTTGTTGTTGATGGGTCTGTCCTGTGCTTTGTAGCTCGGGGGTTACCCTTATAGCCCTCACTGTGGCCAACTGATGGACAGCCTCCAAGACTCCCCCAGCTACTTATCGGTGAGTGACCTGTCCCTTACAACTGACCCAGAGTCAGGTGTGTTGTTTCCTCAAAATGTGCTACATTTGGACTGAAGAAAGGGCATCTGATCCTAAATCAGTAGACAAGTCGTCCAATCCTGTCCACTTTCCCCATCATATACTTTCCCACTCTACTACCTTCAGTCTGTACTTTTTATTAATCAGTCTCTCAATCAAACAACTGAACGATCTGCCTGAATCCTTGCTTCTTCTGTCTTTTAACAAATGTGTGGATTGGTGTTAATCGGAATAAGCCTTTGAGTCTGACTTGAGTAATTTGCGAGTACATTTGTtgtctccttccttccctgcATCCCTccgtcctgtcctcctctccttcccgtGTGTGTTTATTCCAGCCGTCCCGCCATGACGACCCAGACAAAGAGCAGAGAATTAAGGAGCTTGAGCTTCTGCTTATGTCAGCAGAGACCGAGGTCCGGAGACAGGCCCAGTGCCGAGGCCCATGTGTAAGGACACACTCTCTGTGTGTGAGCTCCtagttgtactgtagtgttgtcGTAGTAGCCTACccatctcacccctctccccacaTTCCCGTTAGTTGTGCTTCCTAGTTCTACCCCTTCCACCCCCATTTTCAGTGCTTCCTGCCATCCCGCCATGCGGCCGCCAACATAaacctctaccctccctccctccagcctccTATCCGCTCCTCACAGCAGTAGTGCACGGTGTGTCACTTCAGCCAGCAGTTTGGTTTGGAACCAAACATgtcttttattatttatttttttcaactCTTTTTTTTTCACTCACTTTTTTTTACCCCAAATTTGCTTCTCAACCGGAATCCCTTCTAAGACCAGCCTTGACTATTCCTTTCTTCATTTATCTATTCACTCCATCCATTTTATCTGATTTTCACCTGCATTGAAGATCAAACTATTATGATGATGTCAGTGGTTCAGATGTTATCTGATAGATCTCTTAGTGCAGTGCAACCCATGCTTACCACGGACTATTGTCACCCCACTTGTACAGTATGTGTCCTGCCCTATactctcccttctttctctcacACCATGCCAACATCTCACACCATGCCAACATCTCACGCCATGCCAACATCTGGCTTTCACTAGGGGCCTAAAGAGTTCACATGAAGTTTGAAGTTTAAAAGTGAGGGGTTAAATTTGGCTGTTGGGAGATAAGGTTTGGGGTATACATTTGGGTTTAGATTGCTTTCCCCTTGTCAGCTCAACTTCCATTGAAACTCCAACCCTGACCTGTACAGTAGCCCTGGTTGATCCTGCCACCACAATCACCTCCACCCTAACCCAGGTTTCTTCTCCCCTAGAATGTGGAGCGTTACTCCAGCTGGGCAGACGGCGTGTCAGACGACACCATgaccaccagcagcagcagtctggaggatcaggctgagggaggctggaggGGGGTAAAGGAGGGCCGGGGCCCCTCGATGGAGCTGGCTGAGGAGGGCTGGAGGGGCCCAGAGGAGGGCCGAGGGCTCCAGGTCCAGCACCACGTCTCCCCCAGTAAGTTCCTGTCTGTGGAGGCTAATTCCGTGCTCTCCACCTTGCAGACCATCCCAGAGTTCGCAGAGTCCATGGAGCTCATCGACTCGgtgagtgtgtgtagatgtgCATTTGGTGGCAGTGTGTGTTTACATATACCAGACCCAGAGTATGGATGTATTAAGAATCCATTGTAGATGTGTCTGGCTCTACAGGACCCTATGACGTGGAGCGAGGCGTCCAGCTTCGACATGTCTGAGGCGACTACCCCCCCGAAACAAACACAAGGGGGCTACGCACCCCAGGGGAGGACCACAGAGGGGATGAGGTACGCAGTTGACCACCCCAATGGCATCTCCACCAAGCACTGTGCCACCATGGGTCAGGGGAAGGTCCCCCCCCACACCCCGAATAACGTGCCCAGATCGAGTTTGCCTACcctggggaggaggaagaggggggaccAGTCCCCTGATAGGAGTTGCCCATCCTTCTTAGACTCACCCAGCACCAACTCGCCCAAGAACACCCCCACGAAAGCACTGCCCTTCTCCCCCTCCCAGGTAAGACTGATGCTAGAAATGAGATCAAGCTAAAGAATGATGGCGCAATGCATCTGGTTCTGGCAGTATAGTATGTTAAAGACGCTTACTTTACACTCCCACTTTCTTCTACATCTCCATTCTCTAACTGTTGTGATCATATCTTTCTCCAGTTCTTCAACACATCAGGAGGAGAGCATCTGAGCCTGGACAACCCAGCTCTGACCTCCACCCCAGTCTGTGACCAGAAGTGTCTCCTCAACACACCCTTCCAGAGGGAGACCACGCCCAAACACCAGAAAGAGAATGTGGGGTAGGCTACAGGTTCCTCCATATTTTCAAAATTGATTTTAATTGGCTATATTATATGTGTGTTGATGGATTGATCTCTTTATTTTGGCAGGTGTTGTAAGaatttctctctttgtctcactCAGTTTCAGGACCCCTAAAATCCGTAAGTCCATCATGGTTCCAACTCCCAGAACTCCTACTCCGTTTAAGAATGCCCTGGCCGCCCAGGAGAAGATGCATGGGCCACTAAAGATGGTGGTAAGTGTCAGTGTGAAGTTGGTCTTTCTGTGCACTGTAGTCTAAGTATTTATAATTGAATGTGTGTGCTTAAGAGTGTAAGTACTTTGTGACAGTGCTCGTAttaatgtaagtgtgtgtgtatatttcagCCCCAGTCCCTGGCCTTTCTGGAGGAAGACCTCAGGGAGGTGCTGAAGCAGGAGGTTGGATCAGACATCTTCACCAGGGAACTACAACCACATTTCAGGACATGGAAACATGATGTAAGTGTTTTTTACAgaactgtagttgttagtgctggCTGTCTTTATTGGTATCcagtctagaggtcgaccgattattggTATCCAGTCTAgaggcatggccgattaattaggaccgatttcaagttttcataacaatcggtaatcggcctttttggacgccggttatggccgattacattgcaatccacgaggagactgcgtggcaggctgaccaccttttacgcgagtgcagcatcagAAGGACCTGGTGGCTgtaaggagccaaggtaagttgctagctagcattaaacttatcttataaaaaacaatcaatcttaacataataaCTAGTTAACTGTGAATTCATGGATGATGATATTagtaggttaactagcttgtcctgtgttgcatataatcaatgcggtgcctgttaatttatcatcgaatcacagcctacttcaacttcgccaaacgggtgatgatttaacaaaagcgcattgccgaaaaaagcacaatctttgcacaaatgtacctaaccataaacatcaatgcctttcttaaaatcaatacacagaagtatatattttttaacctgcatatgtagttaaaataaattcatgttagcaggcaatattaactagggaaattgtgtcacttctcttgcgttcagtgcaagcagagtcagggtatatgcagcagtttgggccacctggctcgttgcgaactgtgaactaatttgccagaattctacataattatgacataacattgaaggttgtgcaatgtaacaacaatatttagacttatggatgccacccgttcgataaaatacggaacggttctgtatttcactgaaagaataaacgttttgttttcgaaatgatagtttacgtatttgaccatattaatgacctaaggcttgtatttctgtgtgttattatattataattaagtctatgatttgatagagcagtctgactgagcggtggtaggcagcagcaggctcgtaagcattcattcaaacagcactttaccgcatttgccagcagctcttcgctatgcttcaagcattgcgctgtttatgacttcaactCCCGAGACTAGGCTGGTAATACGAAAGTgcatataagaacatccaatagtcaaaggtatatgaaatacaaatggtatagagagaaatagttgacgcatcataattcctataataactacaacctaaaacttcttaaaaggggatattgaaccaccagctttcatatgttctgagcaaggaccttaaacgttagcttttctACATGGCACATagtgcacttttactttcttctccaacacagtgtttttgcattatttaaaccaaattgaacatgtttcattatttatttgagactaaatagattttatttatgtattatattaagttaaaataaaagtgttaattgggcggcaggtagcctagtggttagagcgttggactagtaaccgaaaggttgcaagatcgcatcccagagctgacaaggtaaaaatctgttgttctgccactgaacaaggcagttaacccactgttcctaggccatcattgaaaataagaatttgttcttaactagttaaataaaggtaaaaaatcaaacaaaattcagtattgttgtaattgtcattattacaaatatataaaaattggccgatttttatttatttatttttaatcggtatctgctttttttggtcctccaataattgaaAAATCAAAATCATAATACCTCTAATCCAGTCTAACCACAACCTTGTCCCTGTTTCCTCCCAGTTGGATGGGCCAGCCAGGAAGGTGCGTAAGTCCCTGGTGCTGGACTCCTGGGGGAAAGACTGTCTTAACGTCCAGCTATTCCAAGAACAGCGCAATAATGCACAGGTGTGTTCTGGGAACTAATCAATCAGACTAATCAGTCAACCAATGAACCAACCAACTAATCAATCAATTCATCAGTCAACCAACCAACAAATTCATGTCTACCCCTCCTTGCCCCCCTCCAGGTCCCAGAGGATAGTCTCCTGACCAGCTCCTTACTGATGACCCCCctccctgagagagacagagaggagcgcCCCTGCACCCCCTCGTCTGGGAGGGAGGGGCCCTGTGCCCCCCTGCACCACCTATCCAGCCCCTGCAAGAGGAAGAACCCCCCTTCAGTCAGAATGTCCCACCACGATTCACTTAGACAGGTACACTCTTAGGTTTTAATCCTAACTAACCTCACATTATTGCTCCTCAGATGATTTATAtaatgatggagagagggaaaatatTGTCTGTCCAAATTAGACTGTATGTTGGGTTCAGCTGGCCACTTTTtcgtaaaaatgtatttattgagCATCAAGGTCTTGGCTGTCACAAGGGGATAGAAGGGTTGAGAGGTGGGAGAGAATAATCCTCTCTTCTCATGCAGGTAAAAAGCGAGTGGGAAGCAGTGGTTTATGGGAAGACTGAGGACCAGCGGATCATGACAGAGCAGGCCCGGCAGTACCTGGGTAGTACCTACCCATCCTCCGCCTGCACCTCGAGGGCCCTCGTCCTCTGAGGCCTTTGTCACCACACACTACACCCGTCCAGCATAGTTGCTATGGAAACCACGCTCCTTCTCCTAATGACTCTTAGCATACTTAGACAATCTGGTGTAGGTAACTCGAATAATTTAGAAAGTTGTGTATTGATAAGATCCGTAAGTGAACACTCAAGTGTACCACAGAATACTTTACAGAAAAAGCCAATTCAAGCATTTTTTTCTCAGTCACTGGCCAAGAACCTTGATGTCCTTGATTTGAGTTTTTGTAGCCATAAATTGCTTGGTTTGTCTTTTGAATACACACAAGCCATGTAACAGGTTTGTACAGATAAGAAATAATAGATTTTCTGCACTATAATGTGTTAAAACAGAACAACGTGCACATACAGTAAGTAGTAAGCTGTAGAAATAGACTGATTATTACTAGCAATGGCTGAGTCTCATATTGTTCATATATTGTTTAAATGAAGAAAAtctgttttatgatgtaatattACACGTATATTACACGTATATGTATATTTTCTAACTTGTTTGTAGAACTCCCCTGTACTGCTacacccgtgtggctcagttggtagagcatggcgcttgcaacgccagggttgtgggttcaattcccacggggggaccaggatgaatatgtatgaacgttccaatttgtaagtcgctctggataagagcgtctgctaaatgacttaaatgtaaatgtacacctgttgttttgaagtcttaggagagagacagagagctgtcTGTATGACACTACTGAGTTGGGGTTGGCTGCAGAGAAGCGATCAGTGTTGAGGAGGTAACTGGATAGCACTTGTGATGTGACTGTATTGTTTCAAAACGCAATGAAGTTTCCGTTCCAAGGCCATACTTAACTTTAGCAGTCTCAAGTTGAGACATTTGTTGAATGTATTTCATAGCGTGAAACTGCGAAGAAACTCCAAATGGAAGGGTACTTTTTCccccttattttatttattatctgTATTCTAAAACGTAGATATTAATATAAGTGTAAATTGAACACATTCTCCTTTGAGAAATCTTCCTAAAGCCGTTACCTGCCCCTAAGATTTGATCTGTCAGTTCTACTTCTTACCTTCTATTGATCTAGGTTGTGATTGGGGAATGGTACACTGATCCTAAATCAGAATCCAGTTGTCATGTTTGGTACTGACCAATAGTGCTCAGTGTGCTAAAACGACCATGTTTAGTTGAGGGGATCCTCCTGTTCGCGTGAAGGCTGTATGTTCTATTTATTCAATGTttactcatttatttatttcaatacaaaaataaatgatCAAATAATTATATTTTCTTCTTATCAGAAAAGGATTGGGCTACCTTTCACCTAATTTCTCCAAATTAGACATAACAAGCAAACATGCACTGCCACTAATTCCTTTTTATTCAGTAATAATTTTAACTATCAGATTGAGTTAATTACCATTCGTGTAGTGACATCACTGAGTTGATATTGATAGAACAGTTTCCCCTGGAATCAGTTAGCTTTTTTTGTAGCAGGACCCAGTCTCTAATCATAGACAAATTGCACTTTGCTCATTGTTTAAGTGTTGTTTCGTTCATTTGTTTGAGAGCATGACATAGCtcgttttatgtgtgtgtgtgtgttttgttaattttttttcaaatccaatgccGTTAGATGAATGTCTCACTACATGTGACGATTGAACATTGACCTAAAGAGGTATAGATGGAGCTGCTTGATGTATGTTTTTACATGGCATGTAAAGATTGAGCTTTTTGTAAAGATAGAAAGATTGTAAAGATTAAGctttttttataaatatttctTTTTTTGATCAATTGTTTATCAGTAAATCACACGTACAGGACAATATAAGATTTTCAACACACAATGAAATATTATTTTTTGTTGTATGTCTTCATGTGACAATGCAGTTTTCTATAGCTCTGATTGGTTACCTCTGTAATAACAGGGTGCAGCAGAGTATCTATGGTCCCTGTGGTGATGGTTGGTGTCATTTTTTCCAACGGTCTTCCAACTGTTTAGAATCTGGATTATAATCTGGATTATCTAGCATTAAGTGTGTTTGAGAATAAAAAGGGAATCTCCTCAGGAGAGTTCACGTGGAAAGATCATGTATGTTCACCCTCTGAGCACAGAGCTTCAGTTTCTGATCTCATTTTCCTTCATCGGCTACACTAAATGTGTATGTTCTGTTGGTTGGTTTGACTTCAGTATGTTTTGTTTGTAACATGTTTGTATGTTAATACTTGGACATCTAACCCTAGGTTATGAGGGAATTAAGTACATTTATAGTAGTTGTTGTCATAATCATGCATGAACAACAAGCAATACGCCGGACTTTTCCAGTACCATGTTTGTACAGTAATCACAGATGTAACACTTGCATTATGTAATTTTCAAAATTTCCAATATTTTCTGCTGCAATCATAACCAGGCAACACAGAATTCCTGCCAACTGCAAATGGAACCATGTACTTAATATGGAATAATAATAAAATGTTATTGCATTGCATTTGTGGTTCTTTGTTATTGTGTCATGTAATAGCAATATGATGTTGCACCTTTCTTTAACACTGCAGTGTTAATCGCATGTCAAACCTCCTGGTTATCCAAATACCTTCTGTATATCCCTTTACCATCCAGTGGAAGGACTCTTCTGTTCCCTGTCCAATCCTGTCAGGTCCTGATGGCAGTGGATTAACTGGCTGGGGTTGACTGCAGGCCCGATCCCCATTCCCTGCCCTGTTTATATGTACCCCTGTTTGTGGTGTATTTGGGGGTGCTGTCAGCTTGGCCTGCGCTCACCATGGACACAATCCCCCTTCCGTGTGTGTGGATAGGCGTGCTTGTGAGTGTGTGCTTGGGGGTGCCATCAGCTTGGCCTGGGGTCTGCGGACACGAGCCCCCCTCCGCCAGGACAAGATGCCTCTCCACAGGGTCAGCTGCTGGCCCTAAATACGCCAAGTCATCCGTGACTTAATGCCCCCGGGCCCCATTGTCCCCAGGGCCTGTTGCTTTTACATCCCCATCCACTCAATTGCCTCAAGAGGAGGGGTACAAGGCCCAGCGACTTGCATTTTGTTAGGGAAGCATGAGCAACACACACAAATATCCACTACATCAATCTATTTTCCCTTGCCTATGGCTCTTTTCTGGGCAGGATTTATTACCATTTTCATTTTATTTCACTTAGTCCTACATGTTGGGGCTCGGAGCCtaagattttcactgtaccctgcaatcacacctgcaaccctgtacatgtgactactAAACACTGAATCTGAATCTGATTTGAGCTATTGTTGCTTTCAGACGGTCTGTGCTCAGCCTTGAGACACGTCAAAGGCTAAGTGCCTCTTAATTGGTTGTTAGCAGCAGTCTGTAAAGTGTTATGTTTACTGAGTGTATTGTTTTGGTCCTGCACAGTGCATCTCTTATTGACTTAGCTTGGCCACACATGCACCTGTTACATATCAGTACAGATATGTGTAAACTATACAGTGTATTGACAGCCATTTATTGTGGTAGTAGCACTCAATGAGTAACAAATTCAGTGATTTTAGAGAAGTACATTTTATTTCAATGAAATGTAACATACTGTTCCATTTATTATGGTATGTGCTTTGGATGTGGCCTAATGTACAGAGGTGCGCAATTGCAAACCttgctgtgtgtgtcagtggcgacccgtcattcagggcaggtgtttttttgtgtgcctattttgcatgttattttggctttGATACgtgtcagtttgcaaacaatgtaaaaaaaaaaatactaaaaactTACAAAAGTTAAtgaagctgcatacaaacatggtgttttttgctttcttgagttaGGCAGCTCCAatatgcaggtgtttcagcctagcccagtgctttctgtggtggtggggcagccagtggaaaatacagagcgtaggggttggtaatgttctctagttgcaccgtgattgactcagtgttctgtAACTCATGGGGACTCTACGTCGctgcaaaatctacagggagagctcgaaaattcaagccccttgggtgatgctgtagatttacattagaagtgccaatctaagaaggctcaaggtcattggccacagatgaaATGACGTAAAATCccatatctaccgtagctttgattgtactgatcatgtcaacatcatactttcaaagtcttaactagcaagctagacaagcagtcatcatcatgaatcaagtcaacaatctactggaaaatcctttcaatccttgtcatatgaagagaaattatagacaaAACTtgtcggtgctcatcggccattggacataaacattacacaagttggaaatggcaaattcaacaatgagtggtttgaaaGAAATCAGTAGCTAACTGAAAGCTTTGCAAATCAATCACAACTGTAGCCTGCCATttggtggagagggtgtgtggtcaaAGTCTTTGTTTAAGGTTCTCTTtaccaagcttaaaaggataaacattcacatgcaaaaccatgggccagaaaaagttgaatacattggccatgctgtcaatccagcatgacttctgctgcattgaaacaactggaaactcggaactgggaaatctcagacttcagtgagttcaagacaactgggaactctgaaaaaaaaacattttgaataGTCATCcgactcggaattccaagtcgggaactcgacttctttctagagctccaacctgaagatcactgacgtcatgattcaaccttgtttttctctgagttcccagttgtcttgaaagcaccatacatccagagaatgccagactttgatgacaacattTGATGACAAGTGAGCAcagctgctgcataaattatgtaatatgccagggagatatactgtagctaatttagcctactgtccCAACTTGGatgtgcacatgtagcctatagcctgttttggagaaatgtactcaTTGAATATTGCAAGAGTTtttattgtctgcttatatgccccctttatttatcctccagttctgacttggtgtacagggagaatactgtaagaacagcccatgtcctgaattctgtcgctgtacatttcaaaagtgctgaactgAACTACGTCCGTTTTAGCTCGAAATTATGGATAGCCTCTTATCAGCTCATCATTCCCTTAACCATAGTTTGTACAAATCTCAATTGTTAgtggaaaccacatttgtttaagcaagtcagccatatcagctatgtttttttaaatgcagtAAATGAAGCTGAATCAACTGTTTcgttgccagacaaggctccactgatagctaGGTGTAGGGGTGGTACGATGTTGGGattgctgttgggacagctttatataGGCCCTTACAGTTTGTGGGcatcgtttgtcaccgttatagtgcaattaatgtattgtttagtgttgggttgtgttgtgtagtggctttgctggcatgcatctaaaatatttttggggaattttccccaccaagatttacatgctaaaatctccactggtgtgtgtgtgttcattgtaGAGAGCTCGAAGGAGCAGCATGTGAAAAGtgtccctcccccctcccataTATCCcctccacatacacacacacactcatacacacacacatccgcatacacactgacactgccAACCTTTGTGTATGCCAGACAGCAGATGGCAACCATTATAGCACTGACAGGGCAGTCATCTGGCAGGCACCATGTTAGTCTCCCCCTgaacacacagcacagcacaccacTGAGTGGACAGGGCACTTTAGGCGGGAAAACcaatgtgtgtgtaaatgtatgcactgggtgtgtat
This region of Salvelinus alpinus chromosome 8, SLU_Salpinus.1, whole genome shotgun sequence genomic DNA includes:
- the LOC139583416 gene encoding myb-related protein A-like isoform X1, coding for MAEIKSLSESDDEDLHSTDPEGKDKSKDKKILCKVKWSRDEDERLKKLVEQHGTDSWKLVANNFTGRTDGQCQHRWQKVLNPELVKGPWTKEEDQKVIDLVHKYGPKRWSVIAKHLQGRIGKQCRERWHNHLNPEVKKSSWTQEEDCIIYQAHKRLGNRWAEISKLLPGRTDNSIKNHWNSTMRRKVEHEGYLQEGCRGFGSDHGGVKRSHHRPCVPQPDTPHHGHSPLGMEGPTQLGGYPYSPHCGQLMDSLQDSPSYLSPSRHDDPDKEQRIKELELLLMSAETEVRRQAQCRGPCNVERYSSWADGVSDDTMTTSSSSLEDQAEGGWRGVKEGRGPSMELAEEGWRGPEEGRGLQVQHHVSPSKFLSVEANSVLSTLQTIPEFAESMELIDSMCLALQDPMTWSEASSFDMSEATTPPKQTQGGYAPQGRTTEGMRYAVDHPNGISTKHCATMGQGKVPPHTPNNVPRSSLPTLGRRKRGDQSPDRSCPSFLDSPSTNSPKNTPTKALPFSPSQFFNTSGGEHLSLDNPALTSTPVCDQKCLLNTPFQRETTPKHQKENVGFRTPKIRKSIMVPTPRTPTPFKNALAAQEKMHGPLKMVPQSLAFLEEDLREVLKQEVGSDIFTRELQPHFRTWKHDLDGPARKVRKSLVLDSWGKDCLNVQLFQEQRNNAQVPEDSLLTSSLLMTPLPERDREERPCTPSSGREGPCAPLHHLSSPCKRKNPPSVRMSHHDSLRQVKSEWEAVVYGKTEDQRIMTEQARQYLGSTYPSSACTSRALVL
- the LOC139583416 gene encoding myb-related protein A-like isoform X3, yielding MAEIKSLSESDDEDLHSTDPEGKDKSKDKKILCKVKWSRDEDERLKKLVEQHGTDSWKLVANNFTGRTDGQCQHRWQKVLNPELVKGPWTKEEDQKVIDLVHKYGPKRWSVIAKHLQGRIGKQCRERWHNHLNPEVKKSSWTQEEDCIIYQAHKRLGNRWAEISKLLPGRTDNSIKNHWNSTMRRKVEHEGYLQEGCRGFGSDHGGVKRSHHRPCVPQPDTPHHGHSPLGMEGPTQLGGYPYSPHCGQLMDSLQDSPSYLSNVERYSSWADGVSDDTMTTSSSSLEDQAEGGWRGVKEGRGPSMELAEEGWRGPEEGRGLQVQHHVSPSKFLSVEANSVLSTLQTIPEFAESMELIDSMCLALQDPMTWSEASSFDMSEATTPPKQTQGGYAPQGRTTEGMRYAVDHPNGISTKHCATMGQGKVPPHTPNNVPRSSLPTLGRRKRGDQSPDRSCPSFLDSPSTNSPKNTPTKALPFSPSQFFNTSGGEHLSLDNPALTSTPVCDQKCLLNTPFQRETTPKHQKENVGFRTPKIRKSIMVPTPRTPTPFKNALAAQEKMHGPLKMVPQSLAFLEEDLREVLKQEVGSDIFTRELQPHFRTWKHDLDGPARKVRKSLVLDSWGKDCLNVQLFQEQRNNAQVPEDSLLTSSLLMTPLPERDREERPCTPSSGREGPCAPLHHLSSPCKRKNPPSVRMSHHDSLRQVKSEWEAVVYGKTEDQRIMTEQARQYLGSTYPSSACTSRALVL
- the LOC139583416 gene encoding myb-related protein A-like isoform X2 produces the protein MAEIKSLSESDDEDLHSTDPEGKDKSKDKKILCKVKWSRDEDERLKKLVEQHGTDSWKLVANNFTGRTDGQCQHRWQKVLNPELVKGPWTKEEDQKVIDLVHKYGPKRWSVIAKHLQGRIGKQCRERWHNHLNPEVKKSSWTQEEDCIIYQAHKRLGNRWAEISKLLPGRTDNSIKNHWNSTMRRKVEHEGYLQEGCRGFGSDHGGVKRSHHRPCVPQPDTPHHGHSPLGMEGPTQLGGYPYSPHCGQLMDSLQDSPSYLSPSRHDDPDKEQRIKELELLLMSAETEVRRQAQCRGPCNVERYSSWADGVSDDTMTTSSSSLEDQAEGGWRGVKEGRGPSMELAEEGWRGPEEGRGLQVQHHVSPSKFLSVEANSVLSTLQTIPEFAESMELIDSDPMTWSEASSFDMSEATTPPKQTQGGYAPQGRTTEGMRYAVDHPNGISTKHCATMGQGKVPPHTPNNVPRSSLPTLGRRKRGDQSPDRSCPSFLDSPSTNSPKNTPTKALPFSPSQFFNTSGGEHLSLDNPALTSTPVCDQKCLLNTPFQRETTPKHQKENVGFRTPKIRKSIMVPTPRTPTPFKNALAAQEKMHGPLKMVPQSLAFLEEDLREVLKQEVGSDIFTRELQPHFRTWKHDLDGPARKVRKSLVLDSWGKDCLNVQLFQEQRNNAQVPEDSLLTSSLLMTPLPERDREERPCTPSSGREGPCAPLHHLSSPCKRKNPPSVRMSHHDSLRQVKSEWEAVVYGKTEDQRIMTEQARQYLGSTYPSSACTSRALVL